A portion of the Acidobacteriaceae bacterium genome contains these proteins:
- a CDS encoding Ig-like domain repeat protein has protein sequence MSTPYNVRRLLRTTAASALIFFSAVAGSQAQTARPSRVAAINSTTKLPLSGSTARMLAGAADAGRLPGSTQLTSLMLQFSLSSTQQADLDQLLLSQHDPKSAQYHQWLTPTQFNERFGISDADLARVTAWLQSQGFSIVEASPMRVQFSGTSSQVEAAFNTQLHQYTTADTTYFANSTEISLPAALNGVVSDVNGLNSLRPHGNHIKYGGSTTPKSTQMSPNYTAGSGNHYMTPDDVRTIYNVAPLYTAGYTGAGQTIVVVGQSEVVASDISDFRKLFGGNTNLQLTLVPSTGTATFISGDEGESDLDIEYSGAIAKDATINFVYTGTSSNVFTAIQYAIVNDLAPVISVSYGTCETSLSTTTRASYDTLYQQANAQGQTIVVASGDSGATGCDASSNTSATKGLELQFPGASSYVTAIGGTEFNEGSATYWNSTNNSAYGSALSYIPEMVWNDTVASGGLAAGGGGASTVYTKPSWQVATGVPADGKRDTPDISLDSASAHDPYFYCTSAYSASTSCAAGSTYYAGGTSFAAPIFAGILTIYNQATGAAGQGNFNTTLYPLYGTTPSAFHDITVGNNNSPCTSGSTNCPAGTTSIGYSATTGYDLATGLGSIDAYVLATALPKYGTGSQPVISTTTITASIASPYPTQSVTFTATVASTSTAIAGTVQFYVDGTVSGTPVTIANGTATSAGLTLVAGVHNVTAVYSGTTGIAASTGAAAITVQAPAASNTIVTLLSANPNTTTNVSVSATVNATTASAVSGTVQFTVDGTALSTPTTITNGVATVALGQLAAGKHIILSTFAGNTSLAASSGYLAFTVSDGSASTIALSINPTAPTTASKVTATAVLAATATGTVQFSVDGTAVGAAAAVVNGSAAASLSTLTAGTHTIMATYSGDAAFGSSSSSISTNVVSTASAFTLSATNVTLGSNTQAASTVNVTSVSTYAGTVGLTVTGSVPSGVCYAIGSNPSVSAASSATATVNIYTGTSCTSHTNAKSIRVAGFGTTHSGVGIVLTLLAVCAAGLMFRRNRNLAGLACALMLLAGLASITGCSDSGSGTKSIAGTYTLTVNGVDTTTASNTASTTLTLTIQ, from the coding sequence ATGTCGACTCCATACAACGTACGTCGCCTGCTTCGGACGACCGCCGCCAGCGCGCTGATCTTCTTCAGCGCCGTGGCTGGCAGCCAGGCGCAAACGGCCCGCCCCTCGCGTGTCGCAGCCATCAATAGCACCACGAAATTGCCCCTGAGCGGCAGCACCGCGCGCATGCTCGCGGGCGCAGCCGACGCAGGACGCCTGCCCGGCAGCACGCAACTTACCTCGCTCATGCTGCAGTTCTCGCTCTCCTCCACGCAGCAGGCTGATCTCGATCAACTGCTCCTCAGCCAGCATGATCCGAAGTCAGCTCAGTACCACCAGTGGTTGACGCCTACGCAGTTCAACGAACGCTTCGGCATCTCCGATGCGGACCTCGCACGTGTCACGGCGTGGCTGCAGTCGCAGGGCTTCTCGATCGTAGAGGCAAGTCCGATGCGCGTGCAGTTCTCCGGCACGTCGTCGCAGGTGGAAGCGGCCTTTAACACCCAGCTGCACCAGTACACCACCGCCGACACCACCTACTTCGCAAACTCCACCGAGATCTCGCTGCCTGCAGCGTTGAACGGTGTGGTCAGCGATGTCAACGGTCTGAACTCGCTGCGTCCGCACGGCAATCACATCAAGTATGGTGGCTCGACGACACCGAAAAGCACGCAGATGTCGCCCAACTACACTGCTGGTTCGGGCAATCACTACATGACGCCGGACGATGTTCGCACCATCTATAACGTCGCTCCGCTCTACACCGCTGGCTACACCGGTGCAGGGCAAACCATCGTGGTCGTCGGCCAGAGCGAGGTCGTCGCCAGCGATATCAGCGACTTCCGCAAGCTCTTCGGCGGCAATACGAATCTGCAGTTGACGCTCGTGCCGAGCACAGGTACCGCTACCTTCATCTCGGGTGATGAAGGCGAGTCTGATCTAGACATCGAATACTCAGGCGCCATCGCGAAGGACGCAACGATTAACTTCGTATACACCGGCACGAGTTCGAACGTCTTCACGGCGATCCAGTATGCCATCGTCAACGACCTCGCACCGGTCATCAGTGTGAGCTATGGCACCTGCGAGACCAGCCTTTCCACCACAACGCGCGCCAGCTACGACACGCTGTACCAGCAGGCCAATGCACAGGGACAGACGATCGTTGTTGCCTCCGGAGACTCCGGCGCAACGGGCTGCGATGCCTCCTCGAACACATCAGCTACGAAAGGTCTGGAGCTCCAGTTCCCGGGCGCTTCGTCCTACGTAACCGCCATTGGTGGAACGGAGTTCAATGAAGGCTCTGCAACCTACTGGAACAGCACCAATAACTCGGCCTACGGTTCAGCACTCTCGTACATCCCCGAAATGGTGTGGAACGATACCGTGGCCTCCGGCGGGCTCGCCGCTGGTGGCGGTGGTGCAAGCACCGTCTACACCAAGCCCTCATGGCAGGTGGCGACAGGTGTTCCTGCCGATGGCAAGCGCGACACACCGGACATCTCGCTGGACTCGGCCAGCGCGCATGATCCGTACTTCTACTGCACCAGCGCGTACAGCGCGTCGACTTCCTGCGCTGCGGGTTCCACATACTATGCAGGCGGCACTTCGTTTGCAGCGCCGATCTTTGCAGGCATCCTCACCATTTATAACCAGGCCACCGGTGCGGCAGGCCAGGGCAACTTCAACACCACGCTGTACCCGCTGTACGGCACGACGCCTTCGGCCTTCCACGACATCACGGTAGGCAACAACAACAGCCCCTGCACTTCCGGTAGCACCAATTGCCCGGCAGGCACCACGAGCATTGGCTATAGCGCCACCACAGGCTATGACCTCGCCACTGGCCTCGGTTCCATCGATGCCTACGTGCTGGCAACCGCTTTGCCGAAGTACGGCACAGGTAGCCAGCCCGTCATCTCCACCACGACGATCACTGCGTCCATCGCCAGCCCGTACCCGACGCAGAGCGTCACCTTCACTGCAACCGTGGCCTCGACCTCCACGGCTATTGCGGGTACGGTGCAGTTCTACGTCGATGGAACTGTGAGCGGAACGCCGGTCACCATCGCCAACGGCACGGCAACCTCGGCGGGACTCACCCTGGTCGCTGGTGTTCATAACGTCACCGCCGTCTACAGCGGCACGACCGGCATCGCGGCCTCCACTGGCGCGGCGGCAATCACGGTGCAGGCACCGGCGGCGAGCAACACCATCGTCACGCTGCTCTCTGCGAACCCGAACACCACAACCAACGTTTCGGTCAGCGCGACCGTTAACGCAACAACGGCGAGCGCAGTCAGCGGCACGGTGCAGTTCACCGTAGACGGCACGGCCCTCAGCACTCCCACCACCATCACCAACGGTGTAGCGACGGTTGCGCTCGGGCAGCTCGCTGCAGGCAAGCACATTATCCTCAGCACGTTCGCTGGCAATACCTCGCTCGCAGCCTCCAGCGGATACCTTGCCTTTACGGTATCGGACGGCAGCGCAAGCACGATTGCGCTCAGCATCAATCCCACCGCCCCGACTACTGCCAGCAAGGTCACCGCGACGGCAGTTCTCGCCGCTACGGCAACCGGCACGGTTCAGTTCTCTGTCGATGGCACCGCTGTAGGCGCTGCTGCGGCTGTTGTGAACGGATCGGCTGCTGCATCCCTCAGCACTCTCACCGCAGGAACACACACCATTATGGCCACCTATTCGGGAGACGCAGCCTTCGGCTCGTCCAGCTCCTCCATCAGCACGAACGTCGTTTCCACAGCGTCTGCCTTCACCCTTAGCGCGACCAACGTCACGCTGGGCTCCAACACGCAAGCGGCTTCGACGGTCAACGTTACCTCTGTAAGCACCTACGCCGGAACGGTTGGGTTGACGGTCACGGGCTCGGTGCCGAGCGGAGTTTGCTATGCCATCGGCAGCAATCCTTCGGTCTCTGCAGCTTCTTCGGCAACGGCTACGGTCAACATCTACACCGGTACGAGCTGCACTTCGCACACCAACGCGAAGAGCATTCG
- a CDS encoding putative Ig domain-containing protein, whose protein sequence is MRRLYRFIALFVLTTLSASLAFGQTTAQYSALYSLNSATDGQSLYGHLIQAADGNLWGMSWRAGTGGYGVIFKITTAGVFTPVYSFSNGASGYYPEDSLIQGTDGNFYGTTYLGGNPAGGVIFKLTPSGVYTVLHSFTKATDGSGVFATLVEGTDGALYGTASGGGSLSFGTVFKMTKDGNFTTLHTFTGMNADESNPYVGMIQGDDGLFYGTTNTNETGDTNYFNGSVFSMTADGQTFTTLHHFLTVDGGGSDGALVEGPDGSFYGANHNYGLFLNGDDETGQGSVYKVAKDGTLTVLHLFTGANGDSGRPEGQLTLGTDGNFYGTTTESPSTVYQITPTGTKTILKTMTTSATDGTDPLAAPIFGADGNLYGVAGGGANGVGLIYKAVLTPSVAAPVQLALSASTVTLGGSATLNWTVTNAFSDTMRMCAAFVQNNAVGGGTWTGVQTGVVAGTLWQGQSTIVPTQSGTFTYALTCGGTESGFATLTVPAMTATAPTLSNATVGSAYSASFTTSNGLSPLTWSVSAGALPPGLTVNSSNGAISGTPTLAGTYSFTVTVGDSETSPATFSFPLTLTVTAATPTVVGTPSSFTLTAGQSANAMLALSNFTSSAFTITCAGLPAGSVCTPGTVAGSVGSNTLPLSITTQRSLALVKTQSNGLMLAFAFPGTLAILLAFRRRSMLVRSSALAVLLLGMGFGLSGCSDSPAKTTTYGTPTGSSTVTVTATAGTQTATTTITMTVQ, encoded by the coding sequence TTGAGACGCCTCTACCGCTTCATCGCTCTGTTTGTGCTGACCACCCTGTCAGCCAGCCTTGCCTTCGGGCAGACCACGGCCCAATACTCAGCGCTCTACAGCCTGAACTCGGCCACCGACGGCCAAAGCCTTTACGGCCACCTGATCCAGGCAGCCGACGGCAATCTCTGGGGTATGTCCTGGCGGGCTGGCACCGGCGGGTATGGCGTGATCTTCAAGATCACTACGGCCGGCGTGTTCACTCCTGTCTATTCGTTCTCGAATGGCGCGAGCGGCTACTACCCGGAAGACAGTCTGATCCAGGGTACGGACGGCAACTTCTACGGCACAACTTATCTCGGTGGCAATCCTGCGGGCGGCGTGATCTTCAAGCTGACCCCAAGCGGCGTCTACACCGTGTTGCATAGCTTCACCAAGGCGACCGACGGCTCGGGCGTCTTTGCCACGCTGGTGGAAGGAACCGACGGCGCTCTCTATGGCACGGCCTCCGGCGGCGGCAGCCTGAGCTTTGGCACCGTCTTCAAGATGACAAAGGACGGCAACTTCACCACGCTGCACACCTTTACCGGCATGAACGCTGACGAAAGCAATCCGTATGTCGGCATGATTCAAGGTGATGACGGCCTTTTCTATGGCACCACCAACACGAACGAAACCGGCGACACGAACTACTTCAACGGTTCTGTCTTCTCCATGACGGCCGACGGTCAGACCTTCACAACCCTCCACCACTTTCTGACGGTAGATGGTGGCGGATCCGATGGTGCGCTCGTCGAAGGACCGGATGGCAGCTTCTATGGTGCGAACCACAACTACGGCCTCTTTCTGAATGGCGACGACGAAACGGGCCAGGGCAGTGTCTACAAGGTGGCCAAGGACGGCACGCTGACTGTGCTGCATCTCTTCACCGGCGCAAACGGCGATAGCGGACGCCCGGAAGGTCAGTTGACGCTGGGCACGGACGGCAACTTCTACGGCACAACGACGGAATCGCCCTCGACGGTCTACCAGATCACGCCGACCGGAACCAAGACGATCCTGAAAACGATGACGACCTCGGCAACCGATGGAACGGACCCGCTCGCTGCTCCGATCTTCGGTGCAGACGGCAACCTCTACGGTGTCGCCGGCGGTGGCGCCAACGGCGTGGGCCTGATTTATAAGGCGGTGCTGACGCCTTCGGTTGCAGCGCCTGTTCAGCTTGCTCTTTCGGCAAGCACCGTAACGCTCGGCGGCTCGGCGACCCTCAACTGGACGGTGACGAACGCCTTCTCCGACACCATGCGTATGTGCGCCGCATTCGTGCAGAACAACGCCGTCGGTGGTGGTACCTGGACCGGTGTGCAGACGGGCGTCGTTGCCGGCACGCTGTGGCAGGGCCAGTCGACGATCGTTCCGACGCAGTCCGGCACCTTCACCTACGCGCTCACCTGCGGCGGTACAGAGTCCGGCTTCGCTACGCTGACTGTCCCTGCAATGACCGCAACCGCACCCACGCTGTCGAACGCTACCGTAGGCTCGGCCTATAGCGCATCGTTCACCACCAGCAATGGCCTGAGCCCGCTCACCTGGTCGGTTTCGGCGGGTGCTCTGCCTCCGGGCCTCACGGTGAACTCCTCCAACGGCGCGATCTCCGGCACACCTACGCTCGCTGGAACCTATAGCTTCACGGTGACTGTCGGAGACAGCGAAACATCGCCTGCAACGTTCAGCTTCCCGCTCACGCTGACGGTCACCGCAGCTACTCCGACGGTCGTGGGCACGCCTTCCTCGTTCACGCTGACTGCAGGTCAGTCGGCCAACGCGATGCTGGCGCTGTCGAACTTCACCAGCAGCGCGTTCACCATCACCTGCGCAGGCTTGCCTGCAGGGTCGGTCTGCACACCGGGAACGGTCGCCGGCAGTGTTGGTTCGAACACGCTTCCGCTGTCGATCACAACGCAACGCAGCCTCGCTCTCGTGAAAACGCAGAGCAACGGTCTGATGCTGGCCTTCGCCTTCCCGGGAACGCTTGCAATCCTGCTGGCGTTCCGTCGCCGCTCAATGCTCGTACGTAGCTCTGCTCTGGCGGTGCTGCTGCTCGGTATGGGCTTCGGACTCAGCGGATGCTCGGACTCCCCCGCGAAGACCACAACCTATGGAACGCCTACTGGCTCCAGCACCGTAACGGTGACGGCCACCGCTGGCACACAAACAGCGACGACCACGATCACGATGACGGTGCAGTAA
- a CDS encoding winged helix-turn-helix domain-containing protein, which produces METSQRTVFTFATFVFDPVTGELTNRGRRVPINQQIADLLTLLLENAGTLVTREQIKHALWPDQNYLNHDKILTNAVSRLRYLMGDRSTEQPYIVNIPKRGYRFEAKVQRVAPVGSTNVAPLPAAPTELSAFAAPERRDLPAEKLTPPAEIVLGSAEKSLPGRSLWYGLTACLVLVVASAGWYFVSVHRQVTPQIYVTTVGIPPFQTPNDPASKELAESFRLDLTDSLSDRSHVAVRAAHSLEAFDIGSQDFRQRAIALGLDVLVLGHFQLQQDRCQLDLELVHGSDLSHIITLQYSVPREQIARLRDQVQHELPQQLTGGRSTEAASGVSNDAAYDAYLRAGYHLSQPSPDSMQQALQEYKQAIRLDPGFAKAYSGQARAYFFLQQAGAMPAEESLKLAQESARKALELDPHSAEPHAILGLIAAFHEFHLAEGEKELAQAISIDPNLPFYRQGMALLYCEEGQFTRALAQLDIAHANDPFWVSAYITDAHISGIAGNAARLQQDIAKLRQLAPNAARAADSIANAEWNMGQYTDAIQEWHEMALKEGDHDRAVLEEQGLEAFRRGGVSAYARVRIQAIHDGKGIESHPNDFVLAEWYPVAGERQLALQSIHEAIDRHDTSMLSLAVLPNYSSLRNLPEFTALVKQAGLTLVTTPVAAH; this is translated from the coding sequence ATGGAGACATCTCAGCGAACGGTTTTCACCTTCGCCACCTTCGTATTCGATCCGGTTACCGGAGAGCTTACGAACCGTGGCCGACGTGTGCCGATCAATCAGCAGATCGCCGACTTGCTGACTCTCCTGCTGGAGAACGCCGGGACGCTGGTAACGCGTGAGCAGATCAAACACGCACTCTGGCCCGACCAGAACTATCTGAACCACGACAAGATTCTGACCAACGCGGTCAGCCGTCTTCGCTACCTCATGGGCGACCGCTCCACCGAACAGCCGTATATCGTCAACATCCCCAAGCGCGGGTATCGCTTTGAGGCGAAAGTTCAACGGGTAGCCCCTGTAGGGAGCACAAACGTTGCCCCTCTGCCCGCCGCCCCGACAGAACTCAGCGCCTTTGCCGCACCCGAGCGCCGCGATCTCCCAGCCGAGAAGCTCACTCCGCCAGCGGAAATTGTTCTGGGATCTGCCGAAAAATCGTTGCCTGGTCGGAGCCTTTGGTATGGGCTGACGGCGTGCCTGGTGCTCGTCGTAGCGTCAGCGGGATGGTACTTCGTCAGCGTACATCGCCAGGTGACGCCACAGATATACGTCACTACCGTCGGCATCCCGCCATTTCAAACCCCCAATGACCCGGCCTCGAAGGAGCTTGCTGAAAGCTTTCGGCTCGATCTGACCGATTCGCTCTCCGACCGCTCGCATGTCGCCGTCCGGGCGGCGCACTCGCTGGAAGCCTTCGATATCGGCTCGCAGGACTTCCGCCAGCGAGCGATCGCTCTGGGGCTGGATGTGCTGGTGCTGGGACACTTCCAGCTACAGCAGGACCGCTGCCAACTGGACCTGGAACTCGTGCACGGCAGCGACCTTTCGCACATCATCACGTTGCAGTACAGCGTTCCGCGCGAGCAGATTGCCCGCCTTCGGGATCAGGTGCAACATGAACTGCCGCAGCAACTTACAGGCGGCCGCAGTACGGAGGCGGCGAGCGGCGTGAGTAATGACGCCGCATATGACGCCTACCTGCGTGCGGGCTATCATCTCTCGCAGCCCTCGCCCGACTCCATGCAGCAGGCCCTGCAGGAGTATAAGCAGGCCATTCGCCTTGATCCGGGATTTGCAAAAGCCTACTCCGGGCAAGCGCGAGCCTACTTCTTTCTTCAGCAGGCCGGAGCCATGCCTGCCGAAGAAAGCCTGAAGCTTGCCCAGGAGTCGGCCCGGAAAGCTCTTGAGTTGGACCCACACTCGGCAGAGCCACACGCCATCCTCGGCCTCATTGCTGCTTTCCACGAGTTCCATCTGGCCGAGGGCGAGAAGGAACTGGCACAAGCGATCTCCATCGATCCGAACCTTCCGTTCTACCGGCAAGGCATGGCGCTGCTCTACTGCGAAGAAGGCCAGTTCACTCGCGCGCTGGCACAACTCGATATTGCTCATGCGAACGATCCGTTCTGGGTTTCGGCCTACATCACGGACGCTCATATCTCGGGGATCGCCGGAAACGCCGCCCGGCTGCAGCAGGACATCGCGAAGCTGCGTCAACTCGCTCCAAACGCAGCGCGCGCGGCAGACTCCATCGCCAACGCAGAGTGGAATATGGGGCAGTACACCGACGCCATTCAGGAGTGGCATGAGATGGCGCTGAAGGAAGGCGACCATGACCGCGCCGTGCTGGAGGAGCAAGGACTTGAAGCCTTTCGCCGTGGCGGCGTCTCGGCCTATGCGCGCGTACGTATTCAGGCAATCCACGACGGCAAAGGAATCGAGTCTCATCCGAACGACTTCGTCCTGGCGGAGTGGTATCCGGTAGCTGGAGAGCGTCAACTCGCGCTCCAGTCCATCCATGAAGCGATCGACCGGCACGACACCTCGATGCTGAGCTTGGCCGTGTTGCCGAACTACAGCAGCCTACGAAACTTGCCGGAGTTCACAGCGCTGGTGAAACAAGCTGGGCTAACGCTGGTGACGACGCCGGTAGCTGCCCACTAA